From the Senegalimassilia faecalis genome, one window contains:
- a CDS encoding nitrous oxide-stimulated promoter family protein: MQDSPSTAKRRKREEKTVSQMIALYCAGNHADAPKTSTAVCGEPVCAQCAELDAYAALRTQRCRKMDVKTSCDACENHCYKPEMREKIRTVMRYSGPRMLGKHPIAAIRHLIGK, translated from the coding sequence ATGCAAGATTCTCCCAGCACGGCAAAGCGGCGCAAGCGCGAGGAAAAAACGGTATCCCAGATGATCGCGCTGTATTGCGCGGGAAACCACGCGGATGCGCCAAAGACGAGCACGGCCGTGTGCGGCGAACCGGTGTGCGCGCAGTGCGCCGAGCTTGACGCCTATGCGGCGCTGCGCACGCAGCGGTGCCGGAAGATGGACGTGAAAACCAGCTGCGATGCATGCGAGAACCACTGCTACAAGCCCGAGATGCGCGAGAAGATCCGCACCGTCATGCGCTACAGCGGCCCGCGCATGCTCGGCAAACACCCCATCGCCGCCATCCGCCACCTTATCGGGAAATAA
- the trmFO gene encoding methylenetetrahydrofolate--tRNA-(uracil(54)-C(5))-methyltransferase (FADH(2)-oxidizing) TrmFO, which yields METTKHITIVGAGLAGSEAALTLADLGFAIHLVEMRPEKQTCVHKTGLCAELVCSNSLKSMKADSAAGMLKAELAALGSHVFAAAQAHAVAAGGALAVDREAFAREVTDRIAAHPNVTLEHAEVCSIEQACKGSDAVVLASGPLTSDALAASLQQLTGVDRMAFYDAAAPIVMADSLDGGKLFRQSRYEDASGDAGDYLNAPFTREEYERFIEELVAAERVIARDFETRDLFQACQPIEEIARKGADAPRFGTLKPVGLTDPATGRRPWAALQLRAEDAHGESYNLVGFQTNLTFPEQRRVFRMIPGLENAEFARYGVMHRNTFINAPQLLTPLLQLRSTVDAEVPVFVAGQLAGTEGYCEAVRSGLHVAFSVASCLRGIDAPKLPAQTAFGALMAYATDPATVDYQPMHVNFGIMEPLPQRIRNKRERYAAYAARGQAALARYREELAACGLLPCAGDGASQGAEDARDDA from the coding sequence ATGGAAACTACGAAACATATCACTATCGTCGGCGCCGGCCTTGCCGGCAGCGAAGCGGCATTGACGCTTGCCGACCTCGGGTTCGCCATCCATTTGGTGGAGATGCGCCCCGAAAAGCAAACCTGCGTGCATAAAACGGGCCTGTGCGCCGAGCTGGTGTGCTCGAACAGCCTGAAAAGCATGAAAGCCGATAGCGCGGCCGGCATGCTGAAAGCCGAGCTTGCCGCGCTGGGGTCGCACGTGTTCGCCGCTGCGCAAGCTCATGCCGTGGCGGCGGGCGGTGCCCTTGCGGTTGACCGCGAAGCGTTCGCGCGCGAGGTGACCGACCGCATCGCCGCGCACCCGAACGTCACGCTCGAGCATGCCGAGGTCTGTTCGATCGAACAGGCGTGCAAGGGCAGCGATGCGGTGGTGCTTGCGTCTGGGCCGCTTACCTCCGATGCGCTGGCGGCTTCGCTGCAGCAGCTTACCGGCGTCGACCGCATGGCGTTTTATGATGCGGCGGCGCCTATCGTCATGGCTGATTCGCTTGATGGCGGCAAACTGTTCCGTCAAAGCCGCTACGAGGATGCCTCGGGCGACGCGGGCGATTATCTGAACGCGCCGTTTACGCGCGAAGAATACGAGCGTTTCATCGAAGAGCTGGTGGCGGCCGAGCGCGTCATCGCGCGCGATTTCGAGACGCGCGATCTGTTCCAGGCGTGTCAGCCTATCGAGGAGATCGCCCGCAAAGGCGCCGATGCGCCGCGTTTCGGTACGCTCAAGCCCGTCGGTCTTACCGACCCGGCAACGGGTCGCCGTCCCTGGGCAGCGCTGCAGCTGCGCGCCGAGGACGCTCATGGCGAAAGCTACAACTTGGTGGGATTCCAAACGAACCTGACGTTTCCCGAGCAGCGGCGCGTGTTCCGCATGATCCCCGGCTTGGAAAACGCCGAATTCGCCCGCTACGGCGTCATGCATCGCAACACGTTCATCAACGCACCGCAGCTGCTGACGCCTCTGCTGCAGCTGCGTTCGACGGTTGACGCGGAAGTCCCGGTGTTCGTGGCAGGTCAGCTTGCGGGCACGGAAGGGTACTGTGAAGCCGTCCGCTCGGGTCTGCACGTGGCGTTTTCCGTTGCGTCGTGCCTGCGCGGCATCGATGCGCCGAAGCTACCCGCGCAAACGGCGTTTGGCGCGCTTATGGCGTACGCCACCGACCCGGCCACCGTGGACTATCAGCCCATGCATGTGAACTTCGGCATCATGGAGCCCTTGCCGCAGCGTATTCGCAACAAGCGCGAGCGCTACGCCGCCTACGCCGCGCGGGGCCAGGCTGCTCTTGCGCGCTATCGCGAAGAGCTGGCTGCGTGCGGCTTGCTTCCGTGTGCGGGCGATGGGGCCTCGCAAGGCGCTGAAGATGCGCGCGATGACGCGTAA
- a CDS encoding YraN family protein, producing MTTCERMLEQDAASESSAVLLSRGPHAPGDTVREMKTACGASARTPVRRQVSPKRVAVKAARSDSPPKRKPPARVTARAVQPVNQNKIGVRNKAVGAEGEHLAARFLQDLGYEVVARNWSCKAGEVDIIVRDGPELVFVEVKTRTSVEKGLPSDAVDERKRRKYELIAKMFTQHYASDSINIRFDVMSVLLQDGTALIRHHIDAFGVA from the coding sequence ATGACCACTTGCGAGCGGATGCTTGAACAGGATGCGGCCAGCGAATCGTCGGCGGTTTTGCTGTCTAGGGGGCCGCATGCCCCTGGTGATACCGTTCGAGAAATGAAAACGGCCTGTGGAGCTTCTGCGCGCACTCCCGTCAGACGTCAGGTGTCGCCGAAGCGTGTGGCGGTCAAGGCGGCGCGCAGCGACAGTCCGCCGAAACGGAAACCGCCTGCTCGCGTTACGGCACGCGCGGTTCAGCCGGTGAATCAGAACAAAATCGGCGTGCGGAACAAAGCTGTTGGCGCGGAGGGCGAGCATTTAGCGGCCCGTTTTCTGCAAGATCTTGGCTACGAAGTGGTGGCGCGCAACTGGTCATGCAAGGCCGGGGAAGTCGACATCATCGTGCGCGATGGCCCTGAACTGGTGTTTGTGGAAGTGAAAACGCGCACCAGCGTTGAAAAGGGCCTGCCAAGCGATGCTGTTGACGAGCGTAAACGCCGAAAGTACGAGCTTATCGCCAAGATGTTCACGCAGCATTATGCCAGCGACTCCATCAATATCCGGTTCGACGTCATGTCGGTGCTGTTGCAAGATGGCACGGCGCTTATTCGTCATCATATCGATGCATTTGGGGTGGCGTGA
- a CDS encoding teichoic acid transporter, whose translation MSFFQKHPTNYSVEQGNIRYMDGSRLSRPITMPRGQQIVAAVFVVIAVFIGFRLASDAIGAVSASNEQNQASVEENLSRAVTYDLPVLTQLVDLDDQTILDTFTNAGYTIYNQTTEGTEGLDLVKLPADVTVADAAAMYAKGVSSLSASNAALLLNGSWSLSVDRNDGLSFSVKYADFSASTLEAAIESAIVSEGFDQTNLSSNGVDTDEVGNKFQSGTVDIDGTTYTWRVSATALSDKYDIKGLPDTAAYVGIRLTA comes from the coding sequence ATGTCTTTTTTTCAAAAGCACCCCACCAACTATTCCGTTGAGCAGGGCAATATCCGCTACATGGATGGCTCGCGGCTTTCGCGGCCCATCACCATGCCGCGAGGCCAACAGATCGTCGCGGCCGTGTTCGTGGTTATCGCCGTGTTCATCGGCTTCCGCCTGGCATCCGATGCCATCGGCGCCGTCAGCGCATCGAACGAGCAGAACCAAGCCAGCGTGGAAGAGAACCTTTCGCGCGCCGTTACGTATGACCTGCCCGTGCTCACGCAGCTGGTTGACCTTGACGACCAAACCATTCTCGACACGTTCACAAACGCCGGCTACACCATCTACAACCAAACGACTGAGGGCACCGAAGGCCTTGACCTAGTCAAGCTGCCCGCCGATGTTACGGTTGCCGATGCCGCCGCCATGTATGCGAAGGGCGTCTCCAGCCTTTCCGCATCAAACGCCGCGCTGCTGCTCAACGGCAGCTGGTCGCTGTCGGTTGACCGCAACGACGGTTTGAGCTTCTCGGTGAAGTATGCCGATTTCTCCGCCAGCACCCTTGAGGCCGCCATCGAATCGGCCATCGTGTCGGAGGGCTTCGACCAAACGAACCTGTCAAGTAACGGCGTTGACACCGACGAGGTGGGCAACAAGTTCCAGTCCGGCACCGTCGACATCGACGGCACCACCTACACGTGGCGCGTATCGGCAACGGCGCTTTCCGACAAGTACGACATCAAGGGCTTGCCCGACACCGCCGCATACGTCGGCATTCGCCTGACGGCATAG
- the dprA gene encoding DNA-processing protein DprA → MTRSQGVPVHRLAGARTVLRPGDALFPQALRDIPRPPKVLYVLGNPHALQEGLAVVGARKATPYGLGLARRFARLAAKRGVAIVSGGAKGCDAAAHEAALSAGAPTVAFLGGGCDMPYPAQHAGLFERIAAAGGAVVSEHPWDAPPLPQQFRTRNRLIAGLARATLIVEAGLPSGTFSTADEALAANRDVLVVPGAITSPYSRGANRLLYQGATPIVDDESFSDVLFSLFGCLKQETFSEEGAGSDVAKGRSKHDNSLGPLEAALAAEPLGLEELYSLACKHCGSKQPRAWLMERLAAGEKAGLFARYPDGRWGHCA, encoded by the coding sequence ATGACGCGTTCGCAAGGGGTGCCGGTGCATCGGCTGGCAGGTGCGCGGACGGTGCTGCGACCAGGCGACGCCCTGTTTCCGCAGGCATTGCGCGATATTCCGCGGCCGCCGAAGGTACTGTATGTGTTAGGAAACCCGCACGCGTTGCAAGAGGGCCTTGCGGTGGTGGGTGCGCGCAAGGCCACGCCGTATGGGCTTGGGCTGGCGCGCCGTTTTGCGCGTCTTGCCGCCAAACGCGGCGTTGCCATCGTGTCGGGAGGCGCTAAAGGCTGCGACGCGGCGGCTCATGAGGCGGCGCTTTCCGCAGGTGCCCCGACCGTGGCGTTTCTCGGCGGCGGCTGCGACATGCCGTATCCCGCGCAACATGCAGGGCTGTTCGAGCGCATCGCGGCGGCAGGCGGCGCTGTGGTGTCGGAACACCCCTGGGATGCGCCGCCGCTGCCGCAGCAGTTCAGGACGCGCAATCGGCTTATCGCGGGGCTGGCGCGTGCCACGCTAATCGTGGAGGCGGGCTTGCCGTCGGGCACGTTTTCCACGGCTGACGAGGCGCTTGCGGCAAATCGTGATGTGCTGGTGGTGCCCGGGGCCATCACGTCCCCGTATTCGCGCGGGGCAAACCGTCTGCTGTACCAAGGGGCCACGCCCATTGTGGACGACGAATCGTTCTCCGACGTGCTGTTCAGCTTGTTCGGGTGCCTGAAGCAGGAAACGTTTTCGGAAGAGGGCGCGGGGTCGGACGTTGCCAAGGGCCGTTCGAAGCACGACAACTCGTTGGGGCCCTTGGAGGCGGCGTTGGCAGCTGAGCCTCTAGGGCTTGAAGAGCTGTATTCGCTGGCGTGCAAGCATTGCGGCTCAAAGCAGCCGCGCGCCTGGCTGATGGAGCGCTTGGCAGCGGGCGAGAAGGCGGGCCTGTTCGCACGTTATCCTGATGGGCGCTGGGGGCATTGCGCCTAG
- a CDS encoding tyrosine recombinase codes for MTRKAAEAAGDTLQGDAPDVQKDASEEAIGALIERFVGSYRAERNGSENTLRAYRIDLGDYAAWAKRMGVDALHPTHRQLRRYLSQLEQAQYARSTVNRRLSTLRTFFQWLNVAGIVDVDPASALSGPKQPQRLPRHIRPEDMVKLLSVYAKRLDEEGRDLRTPSEMRNQAILEFLYACGARISEASGLELTAVDFEAGQCKVLGKGGKERIVPLHDLALASMRTYALLGRPQLVQGKDCPYFFVSTRGNQMGTDAMRKMFKQALSAASLPATITPHDMRHTFATDVLAGGADLRSVQEMLGHASLSTTQLYTHTTPERLGAEHRRAHPRG; via the coding sequence ATGACGCGTAAAGCTGCCGAAGCCGCTGGCGATACGCTGCAAGGCGATGCGCCTGACGTGCAGAAAGACGCATCGGAAGAGGCGATAGGCGCGCTGATCGAGCGGTTCGTAGGTTCGTATCGGGCCGAGCGCAACGGCTCGGAGAACACGTTGCGCGCCTATCGCATCGACCTTGGCGACTATGCGGCGTGGGCGAAGCGCATGGGCGTCGACGCCCTGCATCCTACGCACCGGCAGCTGCGCCGGTATCTCAGTCAGCTTGAGCAGGCGCAATACGCGCGCAGTACCGTGAACCGGCGACTCTCGACGTTGCGGACGTTTTTCCAGTGGCTTAACGTGGCGGGCATCGTGGACGTTGACCCGGCAAGCGCGCTTTCGGGCCCCAAGCAGCCCCAACGGCTGCCGCGCCATATTCGCCCTGAAGACATGGTGAAGCTGTTAAGCGTGTACGCGAAGCGTCTTGACGAGGAGGGGCGTGATTTGCGCACGCCTTCCGAGATGCGCAATCAGGCCATCCTTGAGTTTCTGTACGCGTGCGGCGCGCGCATTTCCGAGGCGTCGGGCCTTGAGCTAACTGCGGTTGATTTCGAAGCCGGACAGTGCAAGGTGCTTGGCAAAGGCGGAAAGGAACGCATCGTGCCGCTGCATGACCTGGCGCTTGCAAGCATGCGCACGTATGCGCTGCTTGGGCGCCCGCAGCTGGTGCAGGGCAAGGACTGCCCGTACTTCTTCGTATCTACGCGGGGAAACCAAATGGGCACCGATGCCATGCGCAAGATGTTCAAGCAGGCACTTAGCGCAGCGAGCCTGCCTGCCACCATCACGCCGCACGACATGCGCCACACGTTCGCCACGGATGTGTTAGCAGGCGGCGCCGACTTGCGCAGCGTGCAGGAGATGCTCGGCCACGCCAGCCTCTCGACGACGCAGCTGTACACGCACACCACGCCCGAGCGCCTAGGGGCGGAGCACCGCCGCGCCCATCCACGCGGGTAA
- a CDS encoding ribonuclease HII codes for MGPTVAEIKQKLQQADAAEFAVLERSLIADTRKGVRAAVESARKRLAALEAEQQRLEGMYAFQADIAGGKLVVGLDEVGRGPLAGPLAVGAVVLPDEPHIAGLNDSKQVKPEERERIAEQVKQVALTWTVQYIEPSDIDAHGMTASLTTAFCRAIAAVEAQGVQPEVVLLDGNPLHLDAREINVVKGDGKCASIAAASIVAKVERDALMCEYAKRFPAYDFASNKGYASAAHIEAIEQQGLCPIHRVSFCHAFTQESLF; via the coding sequence TGGGACCGACGGTCGCGGAAATCAAACAAAAGCTGCAGCAAGCCGATGCGGCTGAATTCGCAGTGTTGGAACGCTCGCTTATTGCCGATACGCGCAAAGGCGTACGCGCGGCCGTCGAGTCGGCGCGCAAGCGCCTTGCGGCGCTGGAAGCCGAGCAGCAGCGTTTGGAGGGCATGTATGCGTTTCAGGCCGATATCGCGGGCGGAAAGCTTGTGGTGGGGCTTGACGAGGTGGGGCGCGGCCCGCTGGCGGGCCCGCTTGCAGTGGGGGCGGTTGTGCTGCCCGATGAACCGCACATTGCGGGCCTGAACGACTCGAAGCAGGTGAAGCCAGAAGAGCGCGAGCGGATTGCCGAGCAGGTGAAGCAAGTGGCGCTTACGTGGACGGTGCAGTATATCGAGCCGAGCGACATCGACGCACATGGCATGACGGCTTCGCTGACCACGGCGTTTTGTCGCGCCATCGCCGCCGTCGAGGCGCAGGGCGTCCAGCCCGAGGTGGTTCTGCTTGATGGCAACCCGTTGCATCTTGACGCGCGCGAGATCAACGTGGTGAAGGGCGACGGCAAGTGCGCGTCCATTGCGGCTGCGTCCATCGTGGCGAAGGTGGAGCGTGATGCCCTTATGTGCGAGTACGCGAAACGCTTTCCAGCCTATGACTTCGCATCGAACAAGGGCTATGCAAGCGCGGCGCATATCGAAGCTATCGAGCAGCAGGGGTTGTGTCCCATCCATCGCGTGTCGTTCTGCCACGCCTTTACGCAGGAATCGCTGTTCTAG
- a CDS encoding YifB family Mg chelatase-like AAA ATPase — protein sequence MATSSCVVRAATLRGVSAVSVDVEVCISAGMPGFSIVGMGDASVQESRERVRAALRACGFTMPNHKVVVNLAPGALRKTGSGFDLPIAVGLLCATAQINPRIADGYLFAGELSLKGAVRPVPGLLAYALCAKRMGLALVSALEEGACEVEGLDRLCLESLCDLRKGEFGRLRMPAGEQVTLEKDFRDIAGHDMAKRAFQIAAAGGHGVLMMGPPGSGKTMLASRLPSILPPLSRAEALESAVIHSVAGEDVTAELSGVRPFCAPHHSASLAGLVGGGSPPRPGAISLAHNGVLFLDELPEFAPSVLQGIRQPMEAGEVVVTRADGSVRFPALFMLVAAANPCPCGYFGDKQRACTCSQRMISTYQGRIGGPVLDRIDVHIDVARINPGQVLATGHGTSSAQLREGVMVAREYSSWRRANTGLDERGASTETLVRACCLNDADAAFFESLATKSHMSGRAIMRTLALARTIADMEQAPAVGHDHICEAVGFRVREGGAQ from the coding sequence ATGGCTACGTCGTCTTGCGTGGTGCGCGCCGCAACGTTGCGCGGCGTGTCGGCGGTTTCTGTGGATGTTGAGGTGTGCATCTCGGCCGGTATGCCGGGCTTCTCCATCGTTGGCATGGGCGACGCGTCGGTGCAGGAGTCCCGAGAGCGCGTGCGGGCTGCGCTGCGAGCCTGCGGCTTTACCATGCCGAACCACAAGGTGGTGGTGAACCTGGCGCCTGGCGCGCTGCGCAAAACCGGTTCGGGGTTCGACCTGCCTATTGCGGTTGGGCTGTTGTGCGCTACGGCTCAGATCAACCCGCGCATTGCGGATGGCTATCTGTTCGCGGGCGAGTTGTCGCTGAAGGGCGCCGTGCGCCCGGTGCCTGGCTTGCTTGCGTACGCGTTGTGCGCAAAGCGCATGGGGCTTGCATTGGTAAGCGCGCTTGAGGAGGGCGCGTGCGAGGTGGAAGGCCTTGATCGACTTTGCTTAGAAAGCTTATGCGACCTGCGAAAAGGCGAGTTCGGCCGCCTGCGCATGCCTGCGGGCGAACAAGTGACGCTCGAGAAGGATTTTCGTGACATCGCTGGGCACGATATGGCGAAGCGCGCATTTCAGATTGCCGCTGCGGGCGGGCACGGCGTGCTGATGATGGGGCCTCCGGGGTCAGGTAAAACCATGCTGGCTTCGCGCCTGCCATCTATTTTGCCGCCGCTTTCGCGTGCAGAAGCGCTTGAGTCGGCCGTCATTCATTCGGTAGCGGGCGAGGACGTCACCGCTGAGCTGTCCGGTGTGCGCCCGTTTTGCGCGCCCCACCACAGCGCTAGTTTGGCGGGGCTTGTGGGCGGCGGGTCGCCGCCGCGGCCGGGCGCCATATCGCTTGCGCACAACGGCGTGCTGTTCCTTGACGAGCTGCCCGAGTTCGCGCCATCGGTGCTGCAGGGCATTCGCCAACCCATGGAAGCGGGCGAGGTGGTGGTGACGCGTGCAGACGGCAGCGTGCGGTTCCCGGCGCTGTTCATGTTGGTGGCTGCGGCAAACCCGTGCCCGTGCGGTTATTTCGGCGACAAGCAGCGTGCCTGCACGTGTTCGCAGCGCATGATCAGCACGTACCAGGGCCGCATCGGCGGCCCCGTGCTCGATCGTATAGACGTGCATATCGATGTTGCGCGCATTAATCCTGGCCAGGTGCTTGCCACGGGGCACGGCACCTCTTCGGCGCAGCTGCGGGAAGGCGTGATGGTGGCGCGTGAATACTCGTCGTGGCGGCGGGCGAACACCGGCCTTGACGAGCGCGGCGCCTCTACTGAAACGCTGGTGCGCGCTTGCTGCTTGAACGACGCCGACGCCGCTTTTTTCGAATCGCTTGCCACGAAAAGCCACATGAGCGGGCGCGCCATCATGCGCACGCTTGCCCTTGCGCGCACCATTGCCGACATGGAGCAAGCGCCTGCGGTTGGGCATGACCACATCTGCGAAGCGGTGGGCTTTCGCGTTCGGGAAGGAGGTGCGCAATGA